The Dermochelys coriacea isolate rDerCor1 chromosome 12, rDerCor1.pri.v4, whole genome shotgun sequence genome has a window encoding:
- the LOC119841219 gene encoding agouti-related protein isoform X1, protein MYPVTTWFWGIMLNMLLLSWGVLQGIQAILTSDLSSSHLSELRPSLDGAERSSYPSLLQKFKEAPVGSTGTLPRPGFDRMAMELRVADEDLVQEASVLEPEVLSAALEAQGREERSPRRCVRLLESCLGHQLPCCDPCATCYCRFFNAFCYCRKINATFLCGKN, encoded by the exons ATGTATCCTGTGACAACATG GTTCTGGGGGATCATGCTGAATATGCTGTTGCTGAGTTGGGGAGTGCTGCAGGGAATCCAGGCCATCCTCACCTCCGACCTCAGCAGCAGTCACCTGTCAGAGTTGCGCCCTAGTCTGGATGGGGCAGAGAGGTCCAGCTACCCCAGCCTTCTGCAGAAATTCAAGGAGGCACCAGTGGGGTCCACAG GGACTTTACCAAGACCTGGGTTTGACAGGATGGCTATGGAGCTCCGTGTAGCTGATGAGGACCTCGTGCAGGAAGCCAGTGTACTGGAGCCAGAG GTGTTGTCTGCTGCACTGGAGGCTCAGGGCCGAGAGGAGCGCTCTCCACGCAGATGTGTTCGCTTGCTGGAATCCTGCCTTGGGCACCAGCTCCCCTGCTGTGATCCTTGTGCCACCTGCTACTGCCGCTTCTTCAATGCCTTTTGCTATTGCAGGAAAATCAATGCCACGTTCCTGTGTGGCAAGAACTAG
- the LOC119841219 gene encoding agouti-related protein isoform X2, which translates to MLNMLLLSWGVLQGIQAILTSDLSSSHLSELRPSLDGAERSSYPSLLQKFKEAPVGSTGTLPRPGFDRMAMELRVADEDLVQEASVLEPEVLSAALEAQGREERSPRRCVRLLESCLGHQLPCCDPCATCYCRFFNAFCYCRKINATFLCGKN; encoded by the exons ATGCTGAATATGCTGTTGCTGAGTTGGGGAGTGCTGCAGGGAATCCAGGCCATCCTCACCTCCGACCTCAGCAGCAGTCACCTGTCAGAGTTGCGCCCTAGTCTGGATGGGGCAGAGAGGTCCAGCTACCCCAGCCTTCTGCAGAAATTCAAGGAGGCACCAGTGGGGTCCACAG GGACTTTACCAAGACCTGGGTTTGACAGGATGGCTATGGAGCTCCGTGTAGCTGATGAGGACCTCGTGCAGGAAGCCAGTGTACTGGAGCCAGAG GTGTTGTCTGCTGCACTGGAGGCTCAGGGCCGAGAGGAGCGCTCTCCACGCAGATGTGTTCGCTTGCTGGAATCCTGCCTTGGGCACCAGCTCCCCTGCTGTGATCCTTGTGCCACCTGCTACTGCCGCTTCTTCAATGCCTTTTGCTATTGCAGGAAAATCAATGCCACGTTCCTGTGTGGCAAGAACTAG